The Culex pipiens pallens isolate TS chromosome 2, TS_CPP_V2, whole genome shotgun sequence DNA window TGATGAAGAATCTAAGGTTGATGAACGAAGTTTGTCCCCAGCCGCGTCACTTGAAGCTGGAAAGCTGGAGTGCGGATCAACGCTTTGGGTGGGTGCTGAAGAACACTTTCTTCAACTGCACGAACGTTGAACAACTTCACCTCGTTGGGACCTGTAAAACGGAGGCTGGATACTTCAACGCGTCTTTCGACAAATTGAAAGTTCTTAAAGTTGAAAGTCTTCACGTTGAGTATTTGGGATTGAGTGCTCCAAACCTGAACGAGCTTCATCTTCGAGTAGATTCGGAAGACCACATGGATCTGCTGCCACAGTTTGCTGATCAACTGATCAAACTGGCGGTGGTGTTCGCTTCCAAGGAAGTTCACTACTTTTACAACCTCAAATTTCCGCAGCTGATCGAGCTCAGATTCGACAGAAAGCTCAAGGGAATGACCAAAAGTGAGCAGGACATCAGTATTGCATTCTTCAAGCGATTGAAGCATTTAAGGAGACTAACACTATCTACCAAGTTCATCGATAGCTACGTGATGCAGATGATTTCCGGCAGCATCTCCAACTTGACCGAGCTTAAGTTGGAAGTTAGCGAAGGAACTATCGAGCTATTCAACATCAGCAAGTTGCAAAAGTTGGAGTTTCTTCTCGTTGTAGCAGAGAAGGTCAATCTGTTGGGTGCCAAATTTAGAATACTAAAACATCTCGAGCTAGGATCGTCCAAGCTTGCTTCAGGAACGTACGTGTACGCGTTCGAAGACGTGATGCTGCTCAATAAGTTGCGAACCTTAAATCTACACAACGTTAAGTTTTACCCAGAAGTGCTCAAGCTAACGCCGTCCTACAACGTTGAAAGTATGCAAATTACGCACTACAAGAGGGTGAGTTGAATCGATCACAAGTCTTGTTCCAGAGAAATTGACTTACTTTAACACACACTTTCAGTTGGAAGAGAACCACCTTCAAATTTTGGTCAGACGATTCCCAGCGATTCGGTGGCTCAAGATTGCTTTCTGTCCCGGTTTTACCCAGCGTGAGGTGGAAAAACTAAAACGCATGAACCCGAAAATGTGCGTCGCTTTCGATGAAATTTCCAGTGCAAGGCTGTGATAAAAGCTGTGAAGAAAACGTAAAGATTTCATCAAACTTGTTTGTTACCTAAATGTGTATTGTTCGCGTGTCACTGGttgcaataaattaaaaacatttgaatattaaaataatataaagtAAAACCTTAAGTACCCTTATTCCGTTACAttgcaaaacataaatattCGAGAACAAGTTTCCGAATACTGAGACATTAGCTAGCAgctttgttaactttttttttgttctacttCGTATAACACAGAGAGATTCAATCACTGATGCGTTGGTAGGCGGTTAGCGCCAGAAATACTTGCTCCAGCGACGTCTGCCCCAGGGCGTAGTCCTCGATCTCGAACCGCGCCTTGGCTTGCTCCATCAGGCCGAACATCGCGGACCACTTGAGGGACGTCTTCGTGATGTGGTACGTGAGATAGTCCTGGTAGTGCTCTCTGAAAGTGTGGAGTTAAAGATATAGAAATGTTTGCTTCACCGTTTGTCTCTACACCCAAAAGAAGAACGTCTGACATCTCCAGCTCCACGATGAAAAGTTATTTAGTCTTTCAATCTTGCGATTTAATAGATGAAACttatcgaaaaactgttttcagttcattaataaatgatttcaaaatgtaGTTTACAAAAATTCCATTGGATGTATTTTGGAACTATCAGTGCGCTACTGTCAGCCATGCTTGTGTATTGCAACGCTCAGCATAATTGTTAGGCAGTGATTATAAAGTTCTTACCTCAACCGCGCCCCATCAAACGCCTCCTCCACGAACTCCATGACTAGATTCGTTTTGCTCCTCTCGCTCGCGCTATCACATTTCTTGAGTTTAATCGTCAGGAAGAACCCTTCCGTGTACTTGTTCTTGAGGTGTTGCGTCGATCCAAGGCACTTGAACTCCCCGTTCACCATGATCGCCAGCCGCGTACAGAGTGCTTCACATTCCTCCATGCTGTGCGAGGTCAGCACGATGGACTTGCCGGCCGCCCGGATCCGGCAGATCACGTTCCAAAAGTGTCGCTTCGCGCCCGGATCCATCCCGGTGGTGGGTTCGTCCAGGTAGACGATCACCGGGTTGCCGATCAGGGCCAGAGCGGTGCTGAGTTTGCGTTTGTTGCCTCCGCTGTAGGCCACTATCTGCTTGTCGAGATGTTTCGTAAAGTTGAGATCGGTTGCTAGCTTTTGGGAGATTGGCTTGATCAGAGGGGAGGGGACTCCACGTAGGAGTCCGAAGATCTCGAGGGACTCCCGTCCGGTCAGATCTTCGAGTAGGGCATCAAACTGGGGACAGTAGCCAATCATACGGTTTACTTCGTTCATCTTGGTTCGCATGCTGATTCCTCGAACCCAACCATCACCGGTTGAGAGTTTCTCATCTCCGGTTAGCATTTTGAACGTTGACGTCTTCCCGGCGCCGTTGACTCCAAGCAGTCCAAAGCACTCGTAGTCTTCTACCGCTAGGGAAAGATTGTTAACGGCAAGGAATGATCCGTAGTACTTGGACACTTCTTTCAGCACCAAAGTGTGATTGGGCAGTTCTTCTTCCGAGAGAAGCGCAATTCGTTGATGTTCTTCCGTAACGTTCGTATCTTCGTTGATGACAATGGTTTCCTTCGAGCTGGATTCCGCTGCAATAGGCGTATTTCCCCAAGGTTTCTTGCACTGTACGTTGCACTTAATAAGCCTTAATTCCTTTACTAGTAAGACAACAAAAGATATTACACCAACCGCTAGCATGTACACGAGGTTTCTGCTAATCCCGTTCGGCTGGAACGAAAACAAATCCGTATCACAGCATCTCTTGTCGAAGGTACACAGCAACTTTTCCGTACAAAACGGCATAGCTTCACACTGTGCGTCACAAATCTGTTGTATCGTGAGCGCCAGGTTGATGTTGTTCAAACTATGGCTCAATGCAAAATGAGGGAAGACCATGTAGAACCACTCCAACGTTTCGGCTACATCTTTCAAGTTGAACTCGCTGTACTTTAGCAGAAAGATGCCCGTAAATATAACCGTGCCGGTGAAGATGTTGAAGATCAACATCTTGATAAATCCCGTCGATGGAACTTCGAAGAAGTACGAACACAGATAAGTAAACGGGATGACGGCACTTCCAAAGCACATCATAACAATCACCACTCGCGAGAGTTCCGTTGGAGTTGACCATCCCTCCTCCTGGAACGCCGCCAGCGTCAAGATGTACAGCGCCATAGCTACGATAAACACGAGGTAGTCCCACAGAAACGATACCGTCCAAAACGTGAACGCATTCACTCCACTGACAAACTGCAGCAGCTTGGCTCCCGAAGCCCTCTCCTTAATGTTGAACATGATGTACATCGCCCCGACGAAAGCCATCGCAAAGCCGGTATTGAACGCCAGCTGGAATCCCATGTTGCTACCGGCTTGAAGTCGCAGAAAGCGCACCCGAGAGCTGTACGGCAGCGGCTTGTTGACGACGTCCAGCGAACAGTTGGCGCAGAACGTCCGCAGAATGGCGTTGTAGATCAAGTTCAACGACAGCGGTGCCGTGTGGTAGGCCTTGTTGTTGAACCATGCCGTGAAGTTCTGTTCGGCTTCGTCCAGCGTGGCACCGACCATGTACGTGTTGTCCACGGCTTTGATGTTTTCGGTGGACTGAAAGTGGGATCATTAGCGGCGAAACACTTTGATACTAAGCGAACCTTACCTTGCTCAGAATGTATTCCGGGAATGAGGTATCGATCGTGACAAGTTGGTTGGACTTTGCAAAGTCCGCAAACAAATCTGCGTAACTCTTGGAAATCGTTGCATTCGCATCGGTCGTTTCCAGCACGGTGACTGTCTTTCCATAGGAATCGAATGAAATCTCCAACGGAGGCAGTATGACGTTGTTCGGGAACGAACGCACGATCACTATTATCATTATGATGTAGAACATTGATAAGGTCGTCTGGAGGGTGGAGATCTTCCACGCACGGATGAAGCTGAGGTACTTTTTCGAGAACATTGCTTTGATTTGGTTGATTAGCAGGGGTTTGCCGGTGGCTAGGGTGTAGCTTTCCTCCGGACAATCGACAGTTGTGTGAGCGTTTCCGTTGCTGATGTGGCCGTTTCCTTCGATCGCGTTGGACTCGGAGTTGTCGTCACTTCCAAGCCTGCGAAAGCAAAACATTTATATTATCTATCGAAGAAGTTTAGGATCCCAAACCTACCTCATAAACACCTCCTCCATCGTAGACAACGTAATCCCGTAACTAGAGATTCCACACTGATCCGTGTGCTCCTCCAGATCCGCCAGCATCGCTTGAAACTTGTGCAGATATTCGTTCTTGAGCACGTAACTCAGCTCGGTACCGATGTTCGTTTCCACCTCAATCTCCGCTATATGCTTCCTCAAAAGTTCCGTCAACTGCCCAGGGTCCGATCCCTGTTTCTTAACGCAGATCAACCGATACCCCCGACCAAacttctttttcaaaaagaacgGCGATCCTACCGCCTTCAGCTCACCTCCAGCCATTATCGCTACACGGTCCCCCAGAATATCCGCCTCATCCATAAAATGCGTCGACAGCAGAATCGTCCGACCCACCTTCTCCTGTTGCAGCAGGTTCCAAAGTACCCGTCTCGCGGCGGGATCCATCCCAGAAGTGGGCTCATCGCAAAGCACCACCTTGGAACCACCGCAAAGCGCGATCGCTATCGACAGCTTGCGTTTCATCCCGCCAGACAGCGTGTGGGATTGTGCGTTCCGTTTGTCTTCCAGCTCGAGCAGCTTGAGGTATTTGTCGATTTCGGCAATGATTTGCTCCTCGCGGAGTCCTTTGAGCTTCGAGAAGAATCGTATGTGCTCGGCAACGGTTAGCTCGTCGAACAGCACGTTGTGCTGCGGACACAGGCCGAGCGTGTTGCGCAGGCTTTCGATGTCGTACCGGATGTCGTAACCGTTGACGATAGCGGTTCCGCTGGTTGGCGGAAACATTCCCGTCAGCATGGACATGGTGGTCGTTTTGCCGGCACCGTTGTGTCCGAGCAGGATTGAGATCTGATCTTCGTAGAGATTCAGCGTAAGATCGTTCACTGCCATCTTGGAGCCCTTGTAGATCTTGGACAGACCAAGTAGCTTGATTCCAGCGTGCTTATCTGTAGGTTCCTCTTCCGCGTTACAAGAGGAATTTTTACGGAGGTATTCCCGCTCACTGGGGTTCGTCCGTCCAGCGTAAGAAGTTCCGGACATCCAGAACTGCTTAGTAAACATAAAGTTCCACTTTTTGGGAATGCCAAACTCCCCAGGTGCAACCTGCTCCACGTAGAGTGCTACCAGCAGATAGATCAGAGCATCAACCAGCAACATCATCATCATATGCGCCACCGTCAATGTATCATCCACGGTGACGGGTGAAAACAGGTTCGACCACTGTAGCCCTATCGACGTTCCTTCATGCTTCATCAGCAACATAAATCCATAACCCATCGCGGTATTGCACCACAAGCTAGATGCCAGCTTCGCTCCCAACGACATCCTATCATAATTTCCAAACGTGATGTTGTACGGTGTCAACGAGTAGAACCAGATGATCCCCGATACCCCGGAGGCGATGTTCGCTTTCGAAAAGAACGTACTCAGCATGAAGCAGAACGTGATGGTGGTGATGCTGAAGATGAACAGAAACAGCCAAATCAGCAGCCAGTTGGAGAACTCGAAGATGGCAATGTCCGTGTTGGTCGTGAGACTAACGCACAGTAGCGCCGTGATGAGTGAGATCGAGATCGATAGAAGCAGCAGCGTCTTGACGAACCAGGCCGACCAGTGGAGCCAGTTGGGGAGGCCCATGATCTTCATGGATTCCTTGAGTTGGCGTTCCTTCTCCAGCGTGATGAATTTGACGGTGTTGATGCAGGAGTAGAAGAACGCAATCATGATGATGGCTGGGAACAGATTCTCCAGTCCTCGGAGGAGCGGGTCGTTGTAGAAGGGTGGGTAGGGAAAGCGCTGGAAGGTATGAAAAATAACTCGGTTATGGGAGGTCTGATAAAAAGTTGTATAAAGAATTTGAAATGTTCTGAATGCTAACTCAACTACCGCTaccaaaatgctgaaattttatGACCCACTCTcatcccccagacccaatgtcacccctgatgacggtactatcGTTTGGCATTGTAACATTCAATCAACACCTAATGAACAAACTTGGGGTTGAAGACTTGAACATACctggtctgatatttggcaccatgaaaaagATGCTCTTTCCCAAAATTTagtgaaataaattgaaatatttagtCGAGATGGTCTAcgttttttgaaagatttttaaatcgattttacaGAATATTTCTATAGAAAGGTCTATTGAGTATGCCTTAAGAGACtcaaattgacatatttcaCCATTATTTTTCCTCACCACAGCATCTGAAACCAAATTTAtaagatttctagctttcttttaaCCCTCTAATGCACAGTTTTTATttcgattgtttttattttttccgagTAAACACGAggtctttttgaacttttgtcatacattcaaACACGAACGAAGGGAGGCAGCCTTAAGTTACCCACACAGTCATTTGACTCTCATCAGAAATACATTCGCGTAGAGCACGTTCGTTTTACATTCTATCGAAATCTCGACTACCTTTCCCATGATCgcattcaaatgattgctgtcaccacgcagcactGCACGAACAAGAACAAGAGAGGTTGAGAGAGTAAGAAAGAAAGAGAGCACGTGTCTCCGTGTCGAGCGGCTGCTTGAGTGCCGAGCTCGGCTTTATTCGTTTCAACCTCGTGTGCGACGGTCGCTTCGGAATGACAATTATGAAGGCACTTTGTGTCAGCATTCAAACATGAAGCTGATTTATACAGAGCAGATTTGGTACATCGAGTTTAGTTACTTCGAATGTCCACTAATTCGAAcgtaatcaaattaacaaaaactcaaacgtcaaaattgctAGCTGTCAGTCACTCCAATTAGCGAATTTCGATTCGCTCATTCGAATGCAGTTCTATTCGAATCAACTAATCCGTTATGTAACCCTTTCAAACAAGAGCCCTGATTGATTCAAAaagactcattcactcgcgaACACTTATCGAACATGACGCAAACACAtttaccggctccgtggcttaatggttgcggCTTCTGCCTCGAATGCAGAAGATTTAGGGATCAAATCCTGG harbors:
- the LOC120417591 gene encoding phospholipid-transporting ATPase ABCA3-like encodes the protein MTTSNWDKFRLLLWKNWVIQKRHYVQTLFEITIPVLACSLLILVRGLVNPSTYTKPTNFESLNVSSIANIRTLVTNHPITLTLAYAPKNALLEQVVKRAARTLGTDVRTSAFNDSNSMYNVLVTNNYLAGIEFGDHLVNATELPDNLTFALRCPSEMRSTRLPGAEFWANWRTFLVFPPFQTYGARAVNYSDGGYPANYYAEGFASVQNALSRALLSRKGNSSQQLPTVALQRFPYPPFYNDPLLRGLENLFPAIIMIAFFYSCINTVKFITLEKERQLKESMKIMGLPNWLHWSAWFVKTLLLLSISISLITALLCVSLTTNTDIAIFEFSNWLLIWLFLFIFSITTITFCFMLSTFFSKANIASGVSGIIWFYSLTPYNITFGNYDRMSLGAKLASSLWCNTAMGYGFMLLMKHEGTSIGLQWSNLFSPVTVDDTLTVAHMMMMLLVDALIYLLVALYVEQVAPGEFGIPKKWNFMFTKQFWMSGTSYAGRTNPSEREYLRKNSSCNAEEEPTDKHAGIKLLGLSKIYKGSKMAVNDLTLNLYEDQISILLGHNGAGKTTTMSMLTGMFPPTSGTAIVNGYDIRYDIESLRNTLGLCPQHNVLFDELTVAEHIRFFSKLKGLREEQIIAEIDKYLKLLELEDKRNAQSHTLSGGMKRKLSIAIALCGGSKVVLCDEPTSGMDPAARRVLWNLLQQEKVGRTILLSTHFMDEADILGDRVAIMAGGELKAVGSPFFLKKKFGRGYRLICVKKQGSDPGQLTELLRKHIAEIEVETNIGTELSYVLKNEYLHKFQAMLADLEEHTDQCGISSYGITLSTMEEVFMRLGSDDNSESNAIEGNGHISNGNAHTTVDCPEESYTLATGKPLLINQIKAMFSKKYLSFIRAWKISTLQTTLSMFYIIMIIVIVRSFPNNVILPPLEISFDSYGKTVTVLETTDANATISKSYADLFADFAKSNQLVTIDTSFPEYILSKSTENIKAVDNTYMVGATLDEAEQNFTAWFNNKAYHTAPLSLNLIYNAILRTFCANCSLDVVNKPLPYSSRVRFLRLQAGSNMGFQLAFNTGFAMAFVGAMYIMFNIKERASGAKLLQFVSGVNAFTFWTVSFLWDYLVFIVAMALYILTLAAFQEEGWSTPTELSRVVIVMMCFGSAVIPFTYLCSYFFEVPSTGFIKMLIFNIFTGTVIFTGIFLLKYSEFNLKDVAETLEWFYMVFPHFALSHSLNNINLALTIQQICDAQCEAMPFCTEKLLCTFDKRCCDTDLFSFQPNGISRNLVYMLAVGVISFVVLLVKELRLIKCNVQCKKPWGNTPIAAESSSKETIVINEDTNVTEEHQRIALLSEEELPNHTLVLKEVSKYYGSFLAVNNLSLAVEDYECFGLLGVNGAGKTSTFKMLTGDEKLSTGDGWVRGISMRTKMNEVNRMIGYCPQFDALLEDLTGRESLEIFGLLRGVPSPLIKPISQKLATDLNFTKHLDKQIVAYSGGNKRKLSTALALIGNPVIVYLDEPTTGMDPGAKRHFWNVICRIRAAGKSIVLTSHSMEECEALCTRLAIMVNGEFKCLGSTQHLKNKYTEGFFLTIKLKKCDSASERSKTNLVMEFVEEAFDGARLREHYQDYLTYHITKTSLKWSAMFGLMEQAKARFEIEDYALGQTSLEQVFLALTAYQRISD
- the LOC120417590 gene encoding uncharacterized protein LOC120417590, with the translated sequence MACFARLPNETLENIFQYLDLKNRKNLSPVCHRWNEVLLSDRYLRKHVILHVEGCRLLDAKMLFKRYYPALSIKLDAQNANEMMKNLRLMNEVCPQPRHLKLESWSADQRFGWVLKNTFFNCTNVEQLHLVGTCKTEAGYFNASFDKLKVLKVESLHVEYLGLSAPNLNELHLRVDSEDHMDLLPQFADQLIKLAVVFASKEVHYFYNLKFPQLIELRFDRKLKGMTKSEQDISIAFFKRLKHLRRLTLSTKFIDSYVMQMISGSISNLTELKLEVSEGTIELFNISKLQKLEFLLVVAEKVNLLGAKFRILKHLELGSSKLASGTYVYAFEDVMLLNKLRTLNLHNVKFYPEVLKLTPSYNVESMQITHYKRLEENHLQILVRRFPAIRWLKIAFCPGFTQREVEKLKRMNPKMCVAFDEISSARL